One Methanococcus voltae genomic region harbors:
- a CDS encoding aspartate dehydrogenase produces the protein MLKIGIVGCGAIASLICKALETERVKKAEVISLYDTNYQKSSELARKTNSESYETLEEFLNSNIDLVVECASVNAVHDVATKSLNSDKDVIIMSVGALVDKELFINLRDLAEKNNKKVYVPSGAIAGIDAIKAGSLGHIEKVELVTTKPVFGLVNALLKNGMTEQEISEIQEKGEPKVVFEGTVFDAISKFPQNINVSVVLSLASKVPANVKIVADPALSTNKHEIYVKGSIGTIKTCVENNPCKDNPKTSALAAYSVIRLIKDLSEPLRIGT, from the coding sequence ATGTTAAAAATAGGTATCGTTGGATGCGGAGCAATCGCATCATTGATATGCAAGGCGTTAGAAACCGAGCGAGTTAAAAAAGCCGAAGTTATAAGTTTGTACGATACAAATTATCAAAAATCGTCAGAACTTGCAAGAAAAACTAATTCAGAATCTTACGAGACTTTAGAAGAGTTCTTGAATTCAAACATTGATTTAGTAGTAGAATGTGCTTCTGTAAATGCAGTACACGACGTAGCTACAAAATCACTAAATTCAGATAAGGATGTCATAATAATGAGCGTAGGAGCTTTAGTAGATAAGGAGCTATTTATTAACTTACGTGATTTAGCAGAAAAAAACAATAAAAAAGTTTATGTTCCATCGGGGGCAATTGCAGGCATAGATGCAATAAAAGCAGGCTCTTTGGGACATATTGAAAAGGTTGAGTTAGTTACTACCAAGCCAGTGTTTGGTTTAGTTAACGCATTATTGAAAAACGGGATGACGGAACAAGAAATATCTGAAATTCAAGAAAAAGGGGAACCTAAGGTAGTATTTGAAGGAACTGTATTTGATGCAATTTCAAAATTCCCTCAAAACATAAATGTTTCCGTGGTTTTGTCATTAGCTTCGAAAGTACCTGCAAACGTGAAAATAGTTGCAGACCCTGCTTTATCCACCAATAAACACGAAATATATGTTAAAGGTTCCATTGGTACAATAAAAACTTGTGTTGAGAATAATCCTTGCAAAGATAATCCAAAAACATCAGCTTTAGCAGCTTATTCAGTTATACGATTGATAAAAGATTTATCGGAACCTTTAAGAATTGGAACTTAA
- a CDS encoding PRC-barrel domain-containing protein → MAIKISDLLNKKIYTTEAIYVGKVFDAMIDTEKSTVGGIVIADVANGCLKETIEDPSKKVVLPFQLITAIGNIILIKPPITSKF, encoded by the coding sequence ATGGCGATTAAAATAAGTGATTTATTGAATAAAAAAATCTACACAACTGAAGCTATTTATGTTGGTAAAGTTTTTGATGCAATGATTGACACAGAGAAGTCAACCGTAGGGGGAATAGTTATTGCAGATGTGGCTAACGGATGTTTAAAGGAAACAATAGAAGACCCATCTAAAAAAGTAGTTTTACCATTCCAGTTAATAACCGCTATAGGTAACATCATATTGATTAAACCGCCTATAACATCTAAATTTTAA
- a CDS encoding CBS domain-containing protein → MSKLVKDISTKDVVIVTPETTVSKAISMMETNRFHNLLVEKEGVIYLVNIHDLLLSNSVGQPIGDLMYKPHGVLEDATVIDACFDIVNSGQRVAPVYNSKNNIAGIITDYDIIEAVSTSDILKDVSVDAIMTKNPITIDKNENVGKARNLMSKYGIGRLIVLDEDGEPEGIVTEDDIIKKIYKPKVKMTIGDIKGEKISRMSQSVSSIMSYPVVSAELTDSIPEVARILKENDIRGMPVYKNGTLRGVITRYDILKYIYDLKAESMIEVEIRGELEEEQRELAERILSSEVNKIVKYSRQLQWMKISIKKERDKGGSPFYNVKVYVKTPRKLFVGESKPKLSSTKRYEFDGEDIELIAEKQRWDFIEVLKDALESVKKQIEMNRQRGRSKNLNQNKKEILAELEELEDNIIK, encoded by the coding sequence ATGAGCAAGCTCGTTAAAGATATTTCTACAAAAGACGTCGTTATTGTAACGCCGGAAACCACAGTTTCCAAAGCAATTAGTATGATGGAAACTAATAGATTCCACAATTTACTCGTGGAGAAGGAGGGTGTGATTTACCTGGTAAATATTCATGATTTGTTACTTTCAAATTCTGTAGGTCAACCAATCGGCGATTTAATGTACAAACCACATGGAGTTCTCGAAGACGCGACAGTTATAGACGCATGCTTTGACATAGTAAATAGTGGTCAGAGGGTAGCTCCAGTTTATAATAGTAAGAATAACATTGCAGGAATCATAACTGATTATGATATTATAGAAGCCGTTTCAACTTCAGATATTTTGAAAGACGTCTCAGTAGACGCAATAATGACCAAAAACCCCATAACAATAGATAAAAATGAAAATGTAGGTAAGGCAAGGAATTTAATGTCTAAATACGGTATAGGAAGATTAATAGTATTAGATGAAGATGGCGAACCAGAGGGTATCGTCACAGAAGACGACATAATTAAAAAAATATACAAACCAAAAGTTAAAATGACAATCGGTGATATCAAAGGCGAAAAAATATCAAGGATGTCTCAATCAGTTTCTTCAATAATGAGTTATCCAGTAGTTAGCGCAGAATTGACAGATTCAATACCTGAAGTTGCTAGAATATTAAAAGAAAATGATATTAGAGGAATGCCTGTCTACAAGAATGGTACTTTAAGGGGCGTAATTACAAGATATGACATACTTAAGTATATTTATGACCTTAAAGCAGAATCAATGATTGAAGTAGAAATTAGGGGTGAATTAGAAGAGGAACAACGAGAGCTTGCAGAAAGAATTTTAAGTTCAGAAGTTAACAAGATAGTGAAATATTCCAGACAGTTGCAATGGATGAAAATATCCATTAAGAAAGAACGTGATAAGGGAGGTAGTCCATTTTATAACGTTAAGGTTTATGTAAAAACTCCTCGAAAGTTGTTTGTTGGTGAGTCAAAGCCTAAATTATCCTCAACCAAGAGATATGAATTCGATGGAGAAGATATTGAATTGATTGCAGAAAAACAAAGATGGGATTTTATAGAAGTTTTAAAAGATGCCTTAGAATCTGTTAAAAAGCAAATAGAAATGAACAGACAAAGAGGTAGATCTAAAAATTTAAATCAAAATAAAAAAGAAATTCTTGCAGAACTTGAAGAACTAGAAGATAATATAATCAAATAG